Proteins co-encoded in one Cytophaga hutchinsonii ATCC 33406 genomic window:
- the lepA gene encoding translation elongation factor 4, with protein MENIRNFCIIAHIDHGKSTLADRLLEFTSTVSNRQMQAQVLDDMDLERERGITIKSHAIQMNYIYEGQKYVLNLIDTPGHVDFSYEVSRSIAACEGALLIVDAAQGIEAQTISNLYLALENDLEIIPVLNKIDLPGAMPEEVKDQVVELLGCDRDSIIPASGKEGIGIFEILAAIIQRIPPPKGDPKAPLQALIFDSQFNSFRGIEVMFRIFNGTIKKGDKVKFINIGKEYYADEIGVLKLQQEPQLEMSAGNVGYIISGIKEAKDVKVGDTITHVSRPGEPIQGFADVKPMVFAGIYPVETSEFEDLRAAMEKLQLNDASLVWEPETSIALGFGFRCGFLGMLHMEIVQERLEREFDMTVITTVPSVQFKAYLTKGNEMVVVNAPSDMPEPTTLDYIEEPYIKAQIITKADFVGPVISLCMDKRGIITNQTYLTSDRVELTFELPLAEIVFDFFDKLKTISKGYASLDYELIGFRESNVIKLDIMLNGEKVDALSAIVHRDKAYDWGKRLCEKLKDLIPMQMFEIAVQAAIGQKIIARETVKAMRKNVLAKCYGGDISRKRKLLEKQKKGKKRMRQVGNVEIPQAAFMAILKLDQ; from the coding sequence ATGGAAAACATTCGTAATTTCTGCATTATTGCACATATTGACCACGGTAAAAGTACCTTGGCAGACAGACTATTAGAATTCACAAGTACAGTATCTAACCGGCAGATGCAGGCGCAGGTATTGGATGATATGGATCTTGAAAGAGAACGCGGCATCACGATTAAGAGCCACGCGATCCAGATGAATTACATCTATGAAGGACAAAAATATGTTTTGAACCTGATAGATACACCCGGTCACGTCGATTTTTCTTATGAAGTATCCCGATCCATTGCGGCCTGTGAAGGTGCATTACTGATTGTTGATGCTGCACAGGGTATAGAAGCACAGACAATATCAAATTTATATTTAGCTCTGGAAAATGATTTAGAAATCATTCCGGTGTTGAATAAGATTGATTTACCCGGTGCCATGCCGGAAGAAGTAAAAGACCAGGTGGTTGAATTGTTAGGTTGTGACCGCGACAGCATCATACCTGCCAGCGGTAAAGAAGGAATCGGTATTTTTGAAATTCTTGCAGCCATTATTCAACGTATACCGCCTCCTAAAGGAGACCCGAAAGCTCCGTTACAGGCATTGATATTTGACTCTCAGTTCAATTCATTCAGAGGTATTGAAGTTATGTTCCGTATTTTCAACGGTACCATTAAAAAAGGAGATAAGGTTAAATTCATAAACATCGGCAAAGAATACTATGCGGATGAAATTGGTGTATTGAAATTACAGCAGGAACCGCAGCTTGAAATGAGTGCGGGTAATGTAGGGTATATCATTTCAGGGATCAAAGAAGCGAAAGATGTTAAAGTAGGCGACACCATTACACACGTAAGCAGACCGGGAGAACCGATTCAGGGTTTTGCAGATGTGAAACCAATGGTATTTGCCGGTATCTATCCGGTTGAAACAAGTGAGTTTGAAGACTTACGCGCAGCTATGGAAAAGCTTCAGCTGAATGACGCTTCTCTGGTGTGGGAACCGGAAACATCCATCGCTCTCGGTTTTGGCTTCCGTTGCGGATTCTTAGGAATGCTGCACATGGAGATTGTACAGGAGCGCCTGGAACGTGAATTTGATATGACAGTGATCACAACTGTTCCTTCGGTACAGTTCAAGGCTTATCTTACAAAGGGCAATGAGATGGTTGTAGTAAATGCACCTTCTGATATGCCTGAACCAACTACATTGGATTACATCGAAGAACCCTACATTAAAGCACAGATCATTACCAAGGCTGATTTCGTTGGCCCTGTAATATCCTTGTGTATGGATAAACGCGGTATCATTACCAATCAGACATACTTAACATCGGATCGGGTTGAATTAACATTCGAGCTTCCGTTGGCAGAGATTGTATTTGACTTCTTCGACAAATTAAAAACCATTTCTAAAGGCTACGCCTCTCTGGATTATGAACTGATCGGTTTCCGGGAATCCAATGTAATTAAACTGGATATCATGCTGAATGGTGAGAAGGTAGATGCCTTGTCAGCGATCGTTCACCGTGATAAAGCCTATGATTGGGGCAAACGGTTGTGTGAAAAACTGAAAGACCTGATCCCGATGCAGATGTTTGAGATTGCAGTGCAGGCTGCAATCGGACAAAAAATCATTGCCCGGGAGACAGTAAAAGCAATGCGCAAAAACGTATTGGCAAAATGTTACGGCGGTGATATCTCCCGTAAAAGAAAGCTTCTTGAAAAGCAGAAAAAAGGGAAGAAACGTATGCGCCAGGTTGGTAACGTCGAGATTCCGCAGGCAGCCTTCATGGCAATCCTGAAACTGGATCAATAG